One genomic window of Elaeis guineensis isolate ETL-2024a chromosome 2, EG11, whole genome shotgun sequence includes the following:
- the LOC105036431 gene encoding LOW QUALITY PROTEIN: allene oxide synthase 1, chloroplastic (The sequence of the model RefSeq protein was modified relative to this genomic sequence to represent the inferred CDS: inserted 1 base in 1 codon), which produces MASAALTFSSPTIPPRSYPLIATTPRRPIPTRIVASISDKPVTVKPSSTSSSKLPLRKIPGDYGLPFIGPIRDRLNYFYFEGRDKFFKSRIRQHRSTVFRVNMPPGPFLAPDPRVVALLDAASFPVLFDTSLVEKRDLFTGTFMPSTDLTGGFRILSYLDPSEPNHASLKKLLFFLLSYRRQSIVPEFRRTFGSLFDTLEAELAKKGKANFGEANDRAAFDFLARSLLGKDPVETNLGLDGPKLITKWVVFQVGPLLTLGLPXLLEDFLLHSFRLPPALVRADYNRLADFFRESAGPVLGEAERLGISREEAVHNILFATCFNAFGGMNILFPSLIKWVGRAGARLHGRLAQEIRSAVRANGGEVSMRAMEAMPLMKSVVYETLRSEPPVPLQYGRAKRDLVVESHDARFEVRAGEMLFGYQPFATKDPKVFDRAEEFVAERFVGEVGERMLRHVLWSNGPETAAPTTENKQCAGKDFVVLVARMLVVELFLRYDSFEIEAGSSALGSSVKLTSLKRATF; this is translated from the exons ATGGCCTCCGCCGCCCTTACCTTCTCCTCTCCCACCATCCCTCCCCGCTCTTACCCTCTTATCGCAACCACCCCCCGGCGCCCGATCCCCACCCGTATCGTCGCCTCCATATCGGACAAACCCGTTACAGTGAAACCCTCCTCCACCTCCTCGTCGAAACTCCCATTACGAAAAATCCCCGGCGACTACGGGCTCCCCTTCATCGGTCCGATTCGCGACCGTCTCAACTACTTCTACTTTGAAGGGCGCGACAAGTTCTTCAAGTCTCGGATCCGGCAGCACCGGTCAACGGTGTTCCGGGTCAACATGCCCCCCGGCCCTTTCCTTGCCCCCGACCCCCGCGTCGTCGCCCTCCTCGACGCCGCCAGTTTCCCTGTCCTCTTCGACACCTCCCTTGTCGAGAAGCGTGATCTCTTCACCGGCACCTTCATGCCCTCCACCGACCTCACCGGCGGCTTCCGCATCCTCTCCTACCTCGACCCCTCCGAGCCCAACCACGCCTCCCTCAAAAAGCTCCTCTTTTTCCTACTCTCCTATCGCCGCCAATCCATCGTCCCCGAGTTCCGACGCACCTTCGGCTCCCTCTTCGACACCCTCGAAGCAGAGCTCGCCAAGAAGGGGAAGGCCAACTTTGGCGAAGCCAACGACCGCGCCGCCTTCGATTTCCTCGCAAGATCGCTCCTTGGCAAGGATCCCGTCGAGACCAACCTCGGCCTCGACGGCCCCAAATTGATCACCAAATGGGTCGTCTTCCAGGTCGGTCCCCTGTTGACTTTAGGCCTCC AACTACTAGAGGACTTCCTCCTCCACTCCTTCCGCCTCCCTCCGGCGCTGGTCCGCGCCGACTACAACCGGCTCGCCGATTTCTTCCGAGAATCCGCCGGCCCGGTGCTGGGTGAGGCGGAGCGGCTCGGGATCTCCAGAGAAGAGGCGGTCCACAACATCCTGTTCGCCACTTGCTTCAACGCCTTCGGCGGGATGAATATTCTGTTCCCCAGCTTGATCAAGTGGGTGGGGCGCGCCGGAGCGCGGCTCCACGGCCGTCTCGCGCAGGAGATTCGATCGGCTGTGAGGGCCAACGGCGGCGAGGTGAGCATGAGAGCCATGGAGGCGATGCCGCTGATGAAGTCGGTGGTGTACGAGACGCTCCGGAGCGAGCCCCCCGTGCCGCTCCAGTACGGGCGGGCGAAGCGGGACCTGGTGGTTGAGAGCCACGACGCCCGGTTCGAGGTGCGGGCCGGGGAGATGCTCTTCGGGTACCAGCCCTTCGCGACCAAGGACCCGAAGGTGTTCGACCGTGCGGAGGAGTTCGTGGCGGAGCGGTTCGTCGGGGAGGTGGGGGAGCGGATGCTCCGCCACGTGCTGTGGTCGAACGGGCCGGAGACGGCGGCGCCGACGACGGAGAACAAGCAGTGCGCCGGCAAGGACTTCGTGGTGCTGGTGGCGCGTATGCTGGTGGTGGAGCTCTTCCTCCGCTATGACTCCTTCGAGATCGAGGCGGGCTCGTCGGCGCTCGGCTCGTCGGTGAAGCTGACGTCGTTGAAAAGAGCCACCTTTTGA